A window of Anabas testudineus chromosome 7, fAnaTes1.2, whole genome shotgun sequence genomic DNA:
TCTGGGaagaacacaatgaaaacagaagcagaagtAGTTAGTGTTAGTGATACAATAAATTCATATAAATGTTCAATAGACATGCGATGTCATGTTCTACAGTACGTCTCATCACGGTTTTCAATATGGTGAAACAGTCGTAGTAAATGAGAGGGTAAGACGGATGCCTTGGTACGCATGTGACTGCACAGAAGGGGGGAGTGGTGTGGATGCATACATGCAGATGAAGGTGATGTACAAGTggtaaacaaaaaataaacataaaaaaataatataaaatatgagcaAAGCATGTCTACAATGTTACCAAGGTGAACAGTTGGTTACCTgatcttcctcctttttttgcTGTAAGTAAAGATGGTATGAATTAGTAAATGACATATACTCAGAGACaggattagattagatttcaAAACATCTCTGTTTTCCACTCACCTTCGCAGCAGCTTATCTCCATAGACAGGTATGAAATAAGGGAAGAGGTATGGTGCCACGCAGTTGGAAATAACAAGGCAGATCTGGCTTTTTACCCAGCTGACAGACACTTTCAAAAGCCACGCAAAGCtctgaggaagaagaaaagccAAAGATTTCAACAGTTAACATATggaataaatgttaaatagcCCTTACCCCCACTTTCATCTCATGTTTTAGAACTACAGCATCATACTTACCAGCTTACGTCCTTCCAAAGCTTCCTTGTAGCTGTTGAAGCTGATCCAAGGACCAAAGATGACTGTGCCCACAAAGTAAATATAGCCCATGAACTCAATAGGCGAGGGTACACTGGTCACAACACCTCTGTCCAGATCGAAGGCCAGGGAGATGGCTTTCATGGCAACAACCATCTGAGAACCTggatgacagcagcagcacttgaaCATACACTGTATTCCAAAAATGGAAGCATTTATGAGACTATAGAGCAAGAAGAATAATGAGAATTATTGCTTCCTGTCAGGTCTTTTGGGTTGGGTGTCAAATGTTGTTCCCTACAGAAAAGATGCCTGACCTACCTCTCATCTTGTGCCAGTTGGTTGTGTCCATCATGTGCAACTCTCTGATAAAAATGGACAAGAATAGGCTCATTTTTGATTTGGCTCTTACCGCAGATTAAGCTTTCACTGCAATGCCTCACTTTAAAGCGTTCATTTCAAACACGCGCTTGATGTGTGCAAATGAGCCTGTCAGGCATCAGAAGAGGACTCTCTTACCCCAACAGCAGGTAGATGAGCACAGTGATGGAGAGGAAGGTGCCTCGGATGGTAGAGTGACggcacaggaagaggaagaggtagCAGAGAAGGCTGAGAAGGACCACCCAGATCATGTGAAGTTCAAAGAACAGGTAGAGAGTGTAGAAGCCTCCGGCCACTGTGCCCAGGTGTTTCAAATAAGAAGGGAGGCCTGACACAGCAAGGCAGAAAGATCGGTAATCACGGCGTGACAAAGTTAGAGATGTTTAAGTGCAAAATAACTGGAATCTTACCTAACATCCAGAGAAGCCGGCACAGCAGGCAGATAACCAGCAGCTGCCACACCTGCTCCAGGCCCTGCTGAGctgtaggcagcaggcagccATGAGCAAGCTCCTGGAAAAACTTCTGTCGACTGAACGTTCCCATAACTAGACCTGAGAAGTAGAGGAAGGTAAACACTGCATTGTTacagcaacacaaataaatatataaacaaacaccTGGCTTCCTAGTGACTGTAGTGATGAGCACAATGACCTGTATGTAAactacacacacaggcaaacctGCAGGCAATCACCGaacacacatcaaacaaacTTCAAATCCCAGCATGCACAGCAACTCACTGCGAATCTGTGCAAAGGCATGTGCCGCTGATGATGCTGTGAATTGCGCTTATATCTGTACTTAAACGTAAGTGAATGTAAGTTTCCAAATCGGATTCATAGGAACGATCGGTTCGTGAAAAGCCCGCTGGAAGCTCGGGATGCGGGAACACATGACAAGCTCAGCACTGTATGATGCTGAAATGAGCCCGGTGGCAGCTGCATTGATGTATATTTCACGGCAGTTGGAAGAAGTATTAAACACAGTGAGACACGCTCTCTCCGCAATGCAGTCGACCAAGGGGATGAGTGGACTCACAGCTGCCTCACAGCCGCCGCATATCTAAAGAGCCACGCTGTCCTCTGCGCTCTGCAGAGCGTGCTCATTGTCTTAGGGGAGCTTTTAAAAATTAGATTGCAGTGGGATTAACGGTATTGCTACCATCGCACTTGAGAGCTGTCCCCCAGCccccactcacacacagctaACTGGACGCCCCCGGCTCgtcaggttgtttttttctggggATAACTTACCCTttgagagcagcagctggaggttcCTCCCCGTGTTTCTACCCAGCTGCTTTTTCCGTCCCGTTACACTCAGCTGAGCGTGTGCGCTCACAAGCGCGTTTTAAGCGCACTCGGTGCAGATGATGCTTATCTGGATGACTCCCATTGTCACAGCATCAGCACCACTTGCTTGTCAACTAAGCAACCACCCGAGGAAATCTCGACCAATCAGCTGCTTCGATCGGGAGACGTAAGCCAACCAGTGCGTTCGCTGGCTTTGAATGACAGCCAAAAAGACCAATCAGAAGCAGCGCCCACCATTACCGGTGTGTTCCGACCAATAGGATGTGTACAGCTTGCAGGTAGATTTGAAGAGAAGAGGGTGAATTCTCATCTGGCTGTTTCAAGAGGTTGCAGAGGAATGCCCTCTACAAATGAGCAAAACGACTGAAATATACATGCACTTTGGAGATTTTGGGGATATTGTGGCGACCAAGTCGTCAGCATTACTCATAAGTCATTAGATTTAAAGATGTTGTAACGATTTGCTTTATTACCAATTACTAATACACTGTTATACAGTCATTTATAATATTGATATTTGGGTTGTCAGGTTGTGAAAAATCGTTTAGGCTGCGGTTTCTCCTacttattaataaatattactaAATCTAGCTTTTCTTAAAAGGTGATCAGTTTGGCAGTTTTTGAGTAGTGGAGGTTTTTAAAGTCACTGATTAAGGATCAGGTGTTTCTCAACATGTCTGCAGTTAtaaatgtgaattattaaaatgaacCTAGGTTTTCTCATGTCCAGTGGACATATCATTACAGTCACTAGAAAGCTGTACTATAGCTAAATTAGTAAAAGGACAATATATTTCTTCAGTTTAGTGCTGTCAATCTCTATAATGTGACATGACACACTAAGTGTCAGTCAAGGAAAAGCAAGCATACACTTCAGAGTCCATTTTACAATTAATGACatagtaaaaacactgaaacaaatgtgaatTCATCATGACAAGGGTGAACAAAAAGGTGTTTCTGTAAATACTGTTAactatgttgtttgtttagatgTATTAAAGCTTATTTCTTCCATATTTTCCTTTAATAGCTTAACTTGATAAACTGTAGGTACACGGTAAAATGGATGCACTGCAGTACAGCTCTATCTACAAATGCAATGTCTAAGTAATAAACCAACTTTAATTTTCCTAAAGtccatttttattgatttaagtaaatgtatttaacaaatgGAGCATGGGAAAAATGTATTATCTGCAGTTTCCTCTATTTTAAAGGGCTGCTTTAATTTCAGTCTTTTAAGGTCTCAATTTTTGTGACAGCATGAcaagaagcaaagaaaatattttggaataaaatattttaataaaatgatcatCTATTGGTGTTAGTGAGTAACACAGATttaaagttgataaaaaaatgacacaaaaatataattaacagCGAGCTGTTGTTAACTATTGTTTATAAAAGTTTAATACATTCAAAAATGAACACAGTGTTGTGAGTATAATGCTTAATGTCTTATGAGTACGACGTGTTAGTGTCAGCTACAAGACTAAATGACATGACAATGCATATtctatacaaatatatacagtatgtaatataAAGCAATGTAGGTCCTGGTTGCTGAGGtagaaagagaaactgagtCTAGTTGCATTTATCAGTTACAATGTTAGATAATGATCATTCttgtttacagtacagtgcatATGGTCACAGACTGTACAGTACAGAACACAGCCTGCAGCCTAAATGCCACCTGGTGGTTGGTTCTGTTTTACAATTGAGGTCAGATACATTCTATACACAGAACAGTATTATTTCCCATCTCAACACCTTGCACCTAAATTAGAGAGCTCTTAAATAGAAAGTAGCAGCATGACAGGTTCAGTCCCTTACAATAAAATATCTCTGTATTGGTACTGTAAAGTGCTGAATCATGTTAGACCAAATTACCAAACAAAGGAAACGTGCAGCAGTTCTATCACAGATATTTTGTGCATGAGCAGTAAAAAAATGTCCAGGCAACATAAGTTTACCGGAAAAATAAGCCCTTCCAAATGAGCCCTTAGCTTATGTTATTAATGTTGTATCTACCAAAACTCTTGTGTGGATGGCTTAAtagctttttaatttaatgccagcttttaaaagtgagaaaatgttcCCCATCTCCACGTAGATCAGAGTATAATCTCAAGGTCATAAGCAATTCTTTCCTTTTTGACTTGCTTAACACGTTGCTCATCTGGAGAAATGAGCGGCAGCTCGACTTGTTCCTCTTTCACAATCTCCTTCTTCACTTTGTTTGGTTTGCCTAAAACATATTCATAATTCCTTTTAACCTCAAGTAATGCTGAAGTGAGGTATTGAGGAGAAAAGAGCTGTAGTGAGGCTGGGAGTTCCACATGCTGAGGCGGAGGGGGCTGAACGAAAGCTGCATGCTGACTGGACATAGGTGTCTTAAACCGAGACCAGGTCCGTGAGAAACAGGGTACTGGTGGGGGAGGACATGGTGCAGAGGATGGTTTCTGCACCACTGGAACAGAGATTCCTATTGAGGTACTTGTGCTTGCAGCTTGAGGCGGGGTCAAATTTGTTTTAGGTTCAGGTTTTGGGAAACACTTCTTCTGCACACTGTTTTCTGACACCAAGTGGCTGTCAACATTTTGTGTCTCGATGATGGGAGAATCTTGTTCCGACTGAGGTACAGAGTCAGCCTGTGGCAGGAATAAAATGTGGTTATGACGTCGACAGAACAGCACGCCGCATGTGCGGCACTTCCTGCCGTCTTTGACATGCAGCAGTTTATGACGCTTTAGGTTATGACTTGTAGTGAAAACCCGATCGCACATGTTACACGGAAAAGCAGGCTCATCCTTGTGGACACGCTGGTGTTCAGAGAAGTCAGCCTGCCCTGTGAAGTGCTTTCCACAGATTTCACAGATAAAGGACTTTTTTTCTTCATCGTGCATCTGCTTGTGTTTTACTAGTTCTAACACTGTAATGAAGTTCTGAGTGCACAGCTCACACTGGAACCCACCTGCTCGTGCAACTACAGGTTTTAGGAGCACAATTGGACTCATCTTGTCTAGTTTTAGGATGcctgctgatgttttaaaaaatagtGATGGCTTCCTTGGGCTTGGTGTTGCTTCTGTCTCTTTAGTCAATGGTTCTCCTTcctagaaacaaacacacatacaaaggtGGGATGCGGAAGTTATGTACCATAACAAAACAGTTAGTTCTTTACTCAGGATCTACCAACAGTGAAAGACACGACAGTATGTTTGCTCAAAAGATGAAGCTGAAGTAGCAACTACTACTGCCACTGTCACCTCGTCAggtgacagaaaatgaaatgaagcagaagatcaacacacaaacaacaagcagTGGTTGTTACCTTTGACACTGGGGATGTTTGTACTGCCTCTGATCGTTCACTTTCAGTTTCCATCAAAACAGACGACTGGATGTCCACAGAAGAATCATCCTCAGGTGGAGCTGTTGTTCCTCGTGTTTCCACAGTGACTTTACGGCGACGCCTCCTTCTACGTGTGTAAAACCTTtggagaataataataataatgattaaaaaattCACCTGCAGATACAGTAAACCATTGTCACACATATCTACTACAGCACGTGAAATATGAATAATTGGCACTTTTTGATTGAAATAAAGATGAAGTGAGAGTTAACTTGTGGTGTGAGTGACAGTTAAAATGCTAAAGTTGAAGCAGTTATTCATAAGTCACTATAATTACATTAGTAACACCAGTATGTATGCTTACaagtttatgtttttacaaataaagacaatatTGGTGGACAATATTTTACAATGCTTTGAAAGGGGACATAGAAGCTAATATGCACTCATGAAGCGGATCTTGAACTGTAGTGTAGTGGTGTTTCACTGATGACACCATGAATGTCTCCATCTAGAAATGATGCTTGTTatacactattattattattattattacatatatacTTCTAATTTCTGCATAAAagcataatttacatttttatgctCTGGTGTTGCTGCTCTCTCACAGTCTTTGGCCTCGTATTTCTACGACAGGCACAAATCGTGACTCCTAAGATGAATTTAAATTGCACTGGGTGAGTGATCAGTTTTtaccttttcccttttttcttggGGCTCGGTTTCGTTTTACTGCACATGAACACAGAAGGCACAAAGTCCGGATGGTCGTGGTCCAGGGACGCCTGCCCTGTAAAACAGGAATGCACATGTGATCCGTCTTTCGGTCGGTTTTAAAGTGAGTCAGAGCAGATGTGTTGCAGCTGTATCAGGGTGCAGTAACATCGGAGAGGACCGGTTTCGGTACCAGATGTGAAATGAGCGCCACAAATCCGAGCGTTGCCTCGGAGCTGCTCGGAGCCGCCGTTCACTTGTTGGATCGCTTGGAGCCATAAACGTCTCCGGTTGGCCTGAAAAGGTCGATACCCAGACGGTATTCTGTAAAATTTGAGTTTGCTCGTGGAGGAATGCCGATTTTTACAGCCGGACACACAACAGGCCGACATTTTAGTTGTGAACAGTTTGCATTTGGTGCTTAGCTTCGGTTGAGGAAGTTCTCAGCAGCAGCTAACGCGACTTCCGTTGCCAAGAGGCGCGCGCATCCTGACGCCGACGTCACGTCACCACCCCCAAGTCGAACAGCGAGTGGCATCATGAGTGGCAGCGGGGGGATCAGCGGGTGGGGTGGGGGGATCAGCGGGGCGGGGTGGGGGGGTCAGGTGAAATCACCGACCTGGACTCCTGCATTTCATTTGTAATGTGCGGATTCAACCGAAACAACCGTGTGAGGAGGGGGTTCCTGTGTCTGGGCCCCAGTCTGTGAACCGGCTCACTGAGGACCCCTGCTGGCTGCTGCCCCCCTGACCCTGTGACCTGACGGCTTGTTTTAGTCTTCATGAATCAACCTCATCCAAACGGGACCACAGCGggttttacattattatttcaattattatttattatattttctcaaTATTTCATTCACTAACCACCTTCAGTGGACCAAATGAATGCAAAATCTGTCATTAATTAACCAATCTTACTTGGGGTGAAGTaagtaaatacaaacacaaacattacagtacattataaTCTAAAACTGCTTTTAGATGAAAGATGGGCTTTTCATCTAATATGAACACagtgttatttctttgttttttgtttccatatAGAATATACCCATGCAGTTTGCCTCAGATTAAACTCCACTAAAGCATGCATTTGTGGATGTTGTTTCCCCTCACAGGTATGGACATGAGGAAACCAATGACTCTTTCCATGtaaactgtgaataaaatcagacatttgATATAAAAATGCAATAACGTTTTCTTGTGCAATATAGCTGAAATCTGTAGCATTAATTGTTACACCTTGCTTACACAATAATAACAGTCACCTTTTAAACATAATCAGTTTTACCACAAACAGAACTTCTACATTGTCAGAATTATGGCGACAGCTTAATTTAATTAAGTGATGAGGCAAAACCGATTAGATTAGTTACTGCATTACATATGCGCATTAATCAGCACTTTGCTGTGATGCgttaaatatgtgaaaaagtgaaatgatgaaaataaataaagcttttatGTGACAATTTGTAGACTAAAATGGTTTTGTGGTAAATCATGACACATGATTAAACTAGAATTTTGATTCTCTCAGAAGTagttttatacagtatttgcatttaataatagaaaagtacAGTGTGCTTACTTATTAGCACTCAAAAAGTAAATTGTCCTTGGTCTTCTCAACAAAGGTTGTACAGCCATCATTTCTAATAACCACTGTAACCAACCTAGTGCATTTTCCCAAATACAGTGAAGGGCACTCAAGTACTTAAAAATTAAAAGGATTTCCTGTGCACGCAATACACAACAGTTGTCCAAAGACTTCAAAGGCCAAAACCATAAAGAAATCACACATCATGGTCATATTGAGGACAGCAGCACATACAGCATTAAGTGCACTGTTCTATATTGTGCTAATGTTGCTGAGGAGTCTTTCACGTGCGTTACTTCACCTGCTGTTAATGCGCCTTGATTCAAATTGTCACTGAAAAACACGTCACATTTGCAGCGCCCttgagtttcactttgtttaaatCATTGTCACAGGCGTGTAAGTGCTTTTTCAGGAACATAGAAGATGCTCCTCTTTTTGGTTACCATTGCCACACACTGACCCGCTGAGCTCGGCTCTAGGGCTCTTTgagctctctctcctccttctggGGTACTCGTTAAAGAAAGGTACACACAATCCTGAGTAAATACCAAACAACTGATAAGGAATAAATCAGGAATTGTGAACAATAGACAGTTTTCAAATTACTCTGAGTGGAGGCTCAAAGTACTGTGATGACCAACAATGTTTTCAAATAACAATGTTGTTAAGAGGTCAGTATAACAGTAGAACAAATAACAACTGATAAGAGAATGGCACGAGCCATTATTGCTTTGGTGGCATTTAGGAGCAGATAGAGAACAACTCACAAATGGTACACTAAGAAAATGTTCAGTACGTGTATTGTATTTACACTAGTGAGGATTTTGTGACTCCTCTTGTACAGTCCAGCCCCACGTACTCTTTGTTCATATTCCCGTGCTTTGTGTGATAATGTGCGGAAGGATTTGGTAGTTAATTCATAGCAGgctattttcacattttgacaCGAGAGGAGGAAATGCACAGGCGTAAATTTATAACTAAAGAATGGCAGGACACTTGAATATTATTGCTATTAATACAATCCGTGCCTTCCCTACTACAACAAGTCAAactatgtgttttaaaaaaggaCTATGGtgattgaattaaaaaatgtattttctttaaagaGACTGACAAATACATAGCTTACTAGAGGAGTAATGTGTTTGTTCGGGGCTAATTTgatctgcagagctgcagctgtggtaAATACAATGTTGGATTAAAATACAGTCAGCAATGCAACAGTGCATCTCTAATTTGTAATAAGTTGTGGTTACAAAAGCAATACTTGTTGGTGGTTAGTATTGTTAGTATTTCCACACAATTATTTATGAATAGTCACCACACCTTTCTTTTGGCCTTTGAGCCAGTGTCCGTACTCCACCAACAGatgtcagtgttgtttaatGTGCAGCATGAAACCTACTCAGTTTTCAGGATTTCAAAACAACAGTAACACAACAGCAACGCCTTGTACCATTTTATAAAAGAACCTCTTGAAAGAATAATCTAGAAATGTAGGTCAGAATTTATActatttgactttatttgtcTACAATTTATTCTTCCTCCACTTTGCCTGTTTAGGTCTTTGTATAAAGTCTCACTACAGAGCTCCAAGTTAGATGTGTAGCTGTGACAGACAGGTGACTTTAAGGGAAACACTGTTATGGTGATATTTGGACTTCTCATCGAGTGCACTCATATCCTGTAAGGCTGCAGCGGAGACTTAAGTCAATATTAATTCTTCTCCACTCACATCTCtactgagagaaagacaggagtCCTACTCACTCTCATGTTTAGTGACTAATGAAACGTCTGCCAGCATTTTTAGTTCATGCTTCATATGCTATAACCTTTTTTGTACCTTTTTGTGCCGTTTGATTGTTTATCAAGCATCCCTAAATGTCTACAAGCTTCTGACCTGAAAAGCACCAAATTGGCATTGGCCGAGTGTCCCTTACCTCCCTGTTCTCCGTCAAGGTGACTCCTCCATCTGCA
This region includes:
- the LOC113166951 gene encoding protein-serine O-palmitoleoyltransferase porcupine, whose protein sequence is MGTFSRQKFFQELAHGCLLPTAQQGLEQVWQLLVICLLCRLLWMLGLPSYLKHLGTVAGGFYTLYLFFELHMIWVVLLSLLCYLFLFLCRHSTIRGTFLSITVLIYLLLGELHMMDTTNWHKMRGSQMVVAMKAISLAFDLDRGVVTSVPSPIEFMGYIYFVGTVIFGPWISFNSYKEALEGRKLSFAWLLKVSVSWVKSQICLVISNCVAPYLFPYFIPVYGDKLLRSKKRRKIRGTPAKWLLAYENTMSFHFSNYFVGYLSETTTSLAGAGFTEEKENLKWDITVSKPLNIEFPRSMVEVVTSWNLPMSRFLHTYVFKSALKFGTFSAIMVTYTASALLHGLSFHLGAVLISLGFITYIEHVLRKRLATIFNACILSRKCQPNCTHQNKKELWVYMINITFSALAVLHLTYLGSVFNSSVDYMEEDEDEITHHTIQKWSELSWTSHWVTFGCWILYRLIL
- the LOC113166947 gene encoding zinc finger protein 2 homolog, whose translation is MSACCVSGCKNRHSSTSKLKFYRIPSGYRPFQANRRRLWLQAIQQVNGGSEQLRGNARICGAHFTSGQASLDHDHPDFVPSVFMCSKTKPSPKKKGKRFYTRRRRRRRKVTVETRGTTAPPEDDSSVDIQSSVLMETESERSEAVQTSPVSKEGEPLTKETEATPSPRKPSLFFKTSAGILKLDKMSPIVLLKPVVARAGGFQCELCTQNFITVLELVKHKQMHDEEKKSFICEICGKHFTGQADFSEHQRVHKDEPAFPCNMCDRVFTTSHNLKRHKLLHVKDGRKCRTCGVLFCRRHNHILFLPQADSVPQSEQDSPIIETQNVDSHLVSENSVQKKCFPKPEPKTNLTPPQAASTSTSIGISVPVVQKPSSAPCPPPPVPCFSRTWSRFKTPMSSQHAAFVQPPPPQHVELPASLQLFSPQYLTSALLEVKRNYEYVLGKPNKVKKEIVKEEQVELPLISPDEQRVKQVKKERIAYDLEIIL